A portion of the Psilocybe cubensis strain MGC-MH-2018 chromosome 10, whole genome shotgun sequence genome contains these proteins:
- a CDS encoding Beta-glucuronidase encodes MSKYARALSLLALALQLQLQPAQSVTVYYQPAQSQLAAFASQASAVAAGAKYTGLPAYNPATLNAPAPPNPTDLPTKFTIQLPNAVPAGASIPHNGSFMGFSVEMSVVNQVVGRNASFLEVPFLNLMANLQARVGRINVRIGGNTQETATLVESTADGKILEKDYDGVTNPTQTPPLVFTPELLYMLANVSSHVNVRWFLGVPFNDTAHPRLAIVEQGHAILGDYLIGLQLGNEPDLYAAHGHRPQGYSEQDYFNDFGVMVAAMKSDQAIPDYVRKLLVGPSIQVLWSPEQIWATGYIDAYNEELAFLSVERYPSDNCAVAFPLNGGTVHDPQQTFPDYLTHNSAANLVQSYIPSTVLAQQKGKEFLMFETNSASCGGFPGISDSFGAALWGVDYAMQMAAVNFSGALFHVGGQSVTYNPFTPPPTNESVFHKWSVGPIYYTSLVVAEALGPSNTSQVMFLEANNNNSLTPAYGIWEHGRLARVLMVNFVSDNSTRSDLTVALDMDGSGMPATVKVKRLLAPSVSHIGNFTWANQTFGNYWESDGRPVGTEVIETVTCTPIPGSANPSSNTCLITVPAPSVALVFISGDPGDNAAAASTTFATTALTRTRNTVTVDQAALQTSNGHGGKGGVELGSTSPEATKHDAARVVGFSGTGKTMKLDA; translated from the exons ATGTCCAAATACGCCCGAGCTCTCTCGCTGCTGGCTCTTGccctccagctccagctccagccCGCACAGTCCGTCACCGTCTACTACCAGCCAGCACAGTCCCAGCTCGCAGCGTTCGCTTCACAGGCTTCAGCTGTCGCCGCAGGAGCAAAGTACACAGGTCTCCCTGCGTACAACCCCGCCACCCTCAATGCCCCTGCGCCACCTAACCCGACGGATCTGCCGACAAAGTTCACCATCCAGCTTCCAAATGCTGTCCCAGCAGGCGCATCCATACCCCATAACGGCTCTTTCATGGGCTTTTCCGTTGAAATGTCCGTCGTCAACCAAGTTG TTGGCAGAAACGC TTCATTCCTCGAAGTCCCATTCCTCAACCTTATGGCCAACCTCCAGGCCAGAGTAGGCAGAATCAACGTCCGCATCGGCGGGAACACCCAGGAGACAGCCACACTCGTCGAGAGCACAGCCGATGGGAAAATCCTCGAGAAGGATTACGATGGAGTCACCAATCCC ACACAAACGCCGCCCCTCGTGTTCACACCAGAGCTGTTGTACATGCTCGCGAACGTATCATCCCACGTCAACGTGCGCTGGTTCCTCGGCGTCCCATTCAACGACACCGCGCACCCGCGTCTAGCCATCGTCGAGCAAGGCCACGCGATCCTCGGCGACTACCTCATAGGCCTGCAGCTAGGCAACGAGCCGGACTTGTACGCTGCGCATGGGCATCGGCCGCAGGGGTACAGCGAGCAGGATTATTTTAATGATTTTGGTGTGATGGTCGCTGCGATGAAGAGTGATCAGGCTATACCGGATTATGTGCGCAAGTTGCTTGTTGGACCGAGTATTCAGGTGCTTTGGTCGCCTGAGCAGATTTGGGCTACGGGGTATATCGATGCGTATAATGAGGAGCTGGCTTTTCTTTCCGTTGAACG ATACCCAAGTGACAACTGCGCCGTCGCGTTCCCTCTAAACGGCGGAACAGTACACGACCCACAACAAACCTTCCCCGACTACCTAACCCACAACAGCGCCGCGAACCTCGTGCAATCGTACATCCCATCCACGGTGCTCGCGCAGCAGAAGGGCAAGGAGTTTTTGATGTTCGAGACCAACTCGGCGTCGTGTGGTGGGTTCCCGGGCATTAGTGATTCGTTTGGTGCGGCGCTTTGGGGTGTGGATTATGCGATGCAGATGGCGGCTGTTAATTTCTCCGGGGCGTTGTTCCATGTTGGAGGGCAGAGTGTGACGTATAACCCTTTCACGC CACCACCCACGAACGAGAGTGTATTCCACAAATGGTCCGTCGGCCCGATATACTACACGTCCCTCGTCGTAGCAGAGGCGCTGGGCCCGAGCAACACCTCGCAGGTGATGTTCCTCGAGGCGAACAATAATAACAGTTTGACGCCGGCGTATGGGATTTGGGAGCATGGGCGCCTTGCGAGGGTGCTGATGGTGAATTTTGTGTCGGATAATTCGACGAGGAGTGATTTGACGGTGGCGTTGGATATGGATGGGAGTGGGATGCCGGCAACCGTGAAAGTCAA GCGCCTCCTCGCACCGTCCGTATCACATATCGGCAACTTCACATGGGCGAACCAGACGTTCGGGAACTACTGGGAATCCGACGGGCGGCCCGTCGGCACAGAAGTTATCGAGACCGTCACCTGTACACCCATCCCAGGAAGCGCGAACCCATCATCCAACACATGTCTAATCACCGTCCCCGCGCCAAGTGTCGCGCTCGTCTTCATAAGTGGCGACCCAGGAGACAACGCGGCTGCAGCGAGCACGACGTTCGCGACTACCGCGCTGACGCGGACGAGGAATACGGTGACGGTTGATCAGGCGGCGTTGCAGACTAGTAATGGGCATGGCGGGAAGGGCGGGGTTGAGTTGGGGAGTACGAGTCCCGAGGCGACGAAGCATGATGCTGCGCGGGTTGTTGGG TTTAGTGGTACTGGTAAGACAATGAAGCTCGacgcttga
- a CDS encoding Beta-glucuronidase, with product MLTYHRALFALLGAALGIQSAGAVTVYYPPIQSQLMAEASMSSAVVIAGAKYTGLPAYNPTVLQPPPPPDPSTMPTQFTIQLNNAVPPAASKQQNGSFLGFSVEMSVVNQVIPFLNLMANLQSRVGRINIRVGGNTQETATLVNSTQDGKILEKDLADVSNPTQTPPLVFTPELLYMLSNISSHVNVRWHLGVPFNDTSNFRLGIVEQGQTILGDYLIGLQIGNEPDLYATHQHRPPTYSPQDYFNDFGLMVNALKQDPLVSQRTQQLLIGPSIQFIWTPEQVWATNFIPAYSDSLAFLSVERYPSDNCAVAFPDSGGTVHDPQQTFPDYLTHQSAAALVEPYLPSTALAQQSGKEFLMFETNTASCGGFPGISDSFGAALWGVDYALQMAAVNFSGALFHVGGQSVSYNPFTPPPTNESTFHQWTVGPLYYSSLVVAEALGPSNTSQVMFLEANNNNSFTPAYGIWENGNLARVLLINFVSDNSTRSDLSVSLNMDGPGMPGTVKVKHLLAPSVAHKGNFTWANQTFGGVFESDGRPKGDEVVDTITCTPAAGATGNTCVIPVPAPGAALVFLGSVTDNAAAPSTTFATTAVTRFRNTATVDSLVLSTSNGRSGSSQRLGSTSPESNKNAADRLGLSAGLGGVVAVVALLVSTWLVL from the exons ATGCTTACCTACCATCGAGCTCTGTTCGCGCTGCTCGGCGCAGCGCTGGGCATACAGAGCGCTGGAGCGGTGACGGTATACTACCCGCCTATCCAGAGCCAGCTTATGGCGGAAGCTTCAATGTCGTCCGCCGTGGTGATCGCAGGTGCAAAGTACACCGGACTGCCTGCGTATAACCCTACCGTGctccaaccaccaccaccgcctgaTCCGAGCACGATGCCTACGCAGTTTACTATCCAGCTGAATAATGCTGTCCCGCCTGCTGCGTCAAAGCAGCAGAATGGGTCTTTTCTTGGGTTTTCGGTCGAAATGTCGGTCGTGAATCAAGTCA TTCCTTTCCTCAATTTGATGGCGAATCTGCAGTCGCGTGTAGGGCGTATCAATATTCGTGTTGGCGGAAACACACAGGAAACAGCGACGCTGGTCAACAGCACGCAGGACGGGAAGATTCTGGAGAAGGACCTTGCAGACGTTTCCAATCCC ACGCAAACGCCTCCTCTGGTGTTCACCCCCGAGCTCCTTTATATGCTTAGCAACATATCTTCCCACGTTAATGTGCGGTGGCATCTTGGGGTGCCCTTCAACGACACATCCAACTTCCGCCTGGGTATCGTGGAGCAGGGCCAAACCATCCTTGGAGACTACCTCATCGGCCTCCAGATAGGCAACGAACCCGATCTTTATGCAACGCATCAGCATCGACCTCCGACTTATTCACCTCAGGACTATTTTAATGATTTCGGGTTGATGGTGAATGCGCTGAAGCAGGATCCCCTTGTATCCCAACGCACGCAGCAGCTCTTGATAGGACCTAGCATTCAGTTTATCTGGACACCTGAGCAAGTATGGGCGACAAACTTTATACCCGCGTACAGCGACAGTCTGGCGTTCCTGTCTGTGGAACG ATACCCGAGCGATAACTGCGCCGTGGCCTTCCCTGATTCTGGCGGCACCGTGCATGATCCACAACAGACATTCCCCGACTACCTGACCCATCAAAGCGCCGCCGCCCTTGTTGAACCCTATCTTCCCTCCACCGCTCTTGCTCAACAAAGCGGAAAAGAGTTCTTGATGTTCGAGACTAACACCGCTTCGTGCGGCGGTTTCCCGGGTATCAGTGACTCCTTTGGTGCGGCGCTCTGGGGTGTAGACTATGCGTTGCAGATGGCGGCTGTCAACTTCTCCGGCGCGTTGTTCCACGTTGGAGGGCAGAGTGTGTCGTACAACCCATTTACAC CACCTCCAACGAATGAAAGCACGTTCCACCAGTGGACTGTTGGCCCCCTTTATTACTCTTCGCTAGTCGTCGCAGAGGCTCTTGGGCCTAGCAACACCTCACAGGTCATGTTCCTTGAGGCTAATAATAACAATTCTTTCACCCCGGCCTATGGAATCTGGGAGAACGGAAACTTGGCCAGGGTTCTACTGATCAACTTTGTGTCGGACAATTCCACACGCAGCGACCTCAGCGTGTCCCTCAACATGGACGGTCCAGGTATGCCAGGAACTGTAAAAGTAAA ACACCTCTTAGCGCCGTCCGTTGCGCACAAGGGCAATTTCACCTGGGCGAATCAGACGTTTGGGGGCGTGTTCGAGTCGGATGGGCGGCCGAAGGGCGATGAGGTTGTCGATACTATCACATGCACGCCGGCTGCGGGGGCGACGGGGAATACGTGTGTTATCCCTGTGCCTGCTCCCGGGGCGGCGCTCGTGTTCTTGGGCTCGGTGACGGACAACGCTGCTGCGCCTAGCACGACGTTTGCGACCACCGCCGTCACGCGGTTCCGCAACACGGCGACGGTGGACTCGCTCGTGCTGTCTACGTCCAATGGGAGAAGCGGGAGCTCGCAGAGATTGGGGAGTACGAGTCCGGAAAGTAATAAGAATGCGGCGGATAGGTTGGGGTTGAGCGCTGGTCTGGGTGGTGTGGTTGCTGTCGTAGCACTCCTAGTTTCGACATGGTTGGTTCTGTAA
- a CDS encoding Beta-glucuronidase — translation MLYKTLGSSYTFLGLHLAPLLLTILPPQPLVSAFVTVYYQEGQRPLSTSTGTGTADAAAASYTGSAAYNPLMLQAPPPPGPSAMPNAFTIALQSTVPPGASIPQTGGFFGFSIEMSVVNQVLGTNGSIIQVPFLNLMSNIQSRAGRIYIRVGGNTQETAVLVDRTSDGRILEKDLSNVTNPTSTPPLIYTKELLYMLHNISSLVNVRWYLGVPFNDSANFRLGIAEQGQAILGDFLVGLQAGNEPDLYGDHGHRPPTYGPYDYFGEFGVLVNAMNNDGNIPNRGLLIGPSVSTGKWTPEQIWDTGFVDAYSSSLAYLSVEHYPTDNCYAQYGTGTPRDAQSLFPTYLTHTSAQTILAPYLNSTTYAQSKSKRMLMFETNTASCGGFAGISDAFGAALWGVDYALQMAHSNFSGALFHVGGQNVYYNPFTPPPTNQSTFRKWTIGPIYYAALVTAEALGPSNTTQILDLQANNNNVYTPAYAIYEGGTLKRVVVVNFASDLSGGSDLEVSLSLVLGGGGGGGTVQVKYLRADSVAQKGNFTWGGQTFGATFASDGRLEGVESIQSVSCSTSDSQSQSQSGVCTIKVPAPSIALIFLTPDAQTEGKGGVPRAPAGTFATSLVTRTRNTATVDPGVLATSNGHTGMDRVVGSTSEGRVSGALGRAGVGVGGVGGVVALGMGVLGGVVLGLYTKIMD, via the exons ATGCTCTACAAAACGCTTGGCTCCTCTTACACTTTTCTCGGCCTTCACCTGGCACCGCTACTATTAACAATACTACCACCACAACCCCTCGTATCCGCATTCGTAACAGTATACTACCAAGAAGGCCAGCGGCCTctatccacatccacagggacagggacagccgacgcagcagcagcctcctATACCGGCTCAGCAGCATACAACCCGCTGATGCTCCAGGCGCCCCCGCCCCCCGGGCCCTCAGCGATGCCCAACGCGTTTACCATCGCGTTGCAGTCTACCGTCCCGCCTGGCGCATCTATACCCCAAACAGGGGGGTTCTTTGGGTTTTCGATCGAGATGAGCGTCGTTAACCAAGTGT TAGGAACCAACGG ATCCATAATCCAAGTCCCCTTTCTCAACCTCATGTCCAACATCCAATCGCGCGCAGGGAGGATATACATCCGCGTAGGCGGGAACACCCAAGAAACagccgtcctcgtcgaccGCACCTCCGACGGACGCATCCTCGAAAAAGATCTCTCAAACGTGACCAACCCC ACATCAACCCCCCCACTAATATACACCAAAGAGCTCCTCTACATGCTGCACAACATCTCCTCCCTCGTCAACGTCCGGTGGTACCTCGGCGTGCCATTCAACGACTCCGCCAACTTCCGCCTGGGCATCGCAGAGCAAGGCCAGGCGATTTTGGGCGATTTCCTCGTTGGGCTGCAGGCGGGGAATGAGCCTGATTTGTATGGCGATCATGGGCATCGACCGCCT ACATACGGCCCATACGACTACTTTGGCGAATTCGGCGTACTAGTCAACGCGATGAACAACGATGGAAATATCCCGAACCGCGGGCTTCTCATCGGACCGAGTGTGAGCACGGGCAAGTGGACGCCAGAGCAGATTTGGGATACGGGCTTTGTGGATGCGTATAGTTCAAGTCTTGCGTATCTTTCTGTTGAACA CTACCCAACAGACAACTGCTACGCGCAATACGGCACCGGCACACCACGCGACGCCCAATCCCTCTTCCCAACCTACCTCACCCACACATCCGCACAAACCATCCTCGCCCCCTATCTAAACTCGACGACCTACGCACAGAGCAAAAGCAAGCGGATGTTGATGTTCGAGACGAACACGGCGTCGTGCGGCGGGTTCGCGGGGATAAGCGATGCGTTTGGCGCGGCGCTTTGGGGGGTAGATTATGCGCTGCAGATGGCGCATTCGAATTTTTCGGGGGCGCTTTTTCATGTTGGGGGGCAGAATGTTTATTATAATCCGTTTACGC CACCCCCCACGAACCAGAGCACGTTCCGAAAATGGACAATCGGACCAATATACTACGCCGCACTCGTAACAGCCGAAGCACTCGGTCCATCCAACACCACACAAATCCTCGACCTCCAAGCGAACAATAATAATGTCTATACGCCTGCGTATGCGATATATGAAGGTGGGACGTTGAAGCGCGTGGTGGTTGTTAATTTTGCGTCGGATTTGAGTGGGGGGAGTGATTTGGAGGTTTCGTTGTCGTTGGTgcttggtggtggaggtgggggagggaCGGTGCAGGTAAAGTATTTAAGAGCGGATAGTGTGGCGCAGAAGGGCAATTTTACGTGGGGCGGGCAGACGTTCGGCGCGACGTTCGCGTCGGATGGGCGACTTGAAGGTGTCGAGTCCATCCAGAGCGTGTCCTGCTCCACCTCCGActcccagtcccagtcccagtcaGGAGTGTGCACGATCAAAGTCCCCGCCCCATCAATCGCACTGATATTCCTCACCCCCGACGCACAAACAGAGGGTAAAGGCGGTGTACCACGTGCACCTGCGGGCACGTTCGCGACGTCGCTTGTTACGCGGACGAGGAATACGGCGACGGTTGATCCGGGGGTGCTTGCTACGTCGAATGGGCATACGGGGATGGATAGGGTTGTGGGGAGTACGAGTGAGGGGAGGGTGAGTGGTGCGTTGGGGAgggcgggtgtgggtgtgggtggggTGGGAGGGGTGGTTGCGCTTGGGATGGGTGTGTTGGGCGGGGTGGTGTTG GGGTTGTACACCAAAATAATGGATTAA